CAAAGATCATTCGTTAACTGTTCAATTATCGCCTTCACAAACACCTTATCTGCTGATATCCAATGCCCGGAGTGCCATTGTTTTTATGGAATCAAGCGCTGCAACATTTGCTTCAAAGTCACGCCTGGCACTCATCAAATCAACCATCTGTTCAACGACATTGACATTCGGCATTTTAACAATGCCATTAGCATCCGCATCAGGGTGAGAGGGGTCGTAAATTTCCTTGAAAGGTGTTTTGTCCTCGACGACTTTAACCACCTCAACCTTACGAAGTTTGTCGGATACTGAGTTGTAGGTTTCCTGAAAACTGCCCTCAAGGCGTTTGGCTCCAAAAATTACCGATTTGGCTTTATATGGCCCACCCTCAATTGTTCGGGTGGTATTGGCATTCGCCAGATTCATTGAGGCAATATTCGCCCTGGTACGCTCGGCCTTTAAAGCGCTACCGCTGATTTTCATAGCTGTTAAAAAATCCATTTACTATTTCCCTCCTTCGTCAATTGCAGCACGCAACCCTTCGAACTTTTTAGCCAACATTTTTGCCGTGACTTGGTACATAAGCTGATTTTCTGAAATCTTCTGCATCTCCTCATCCAGATCAACAGGCCTTTTATCGGATTTATACTCCATACTTTGTGACAACTCGACAGGATCAAGCTGAATATGTTTTGCATTCGTTCTGGCAAGCTTTCCCTGCCCACGCAGAGCATTTGCCATAACCGATTCAAAAGAGAAGTCCTGACTGCTATAGCCCGGAGTCTCAATATTAGCGATGTTCGATTGAATCAGCCCTTGTTTCTCTAATCTGGCGTTAAGCGCGATCTGGCCAGAACTGATAACTCCACCGAACATCTTACTTTCAAATGGCATGTGATTACTCCCGTGTTTAAATGAATCGCCAATTGCCCTTTCCCCCACGGTTTTCACAAACCAAACCGCAAGAACTGACACTACCACAGATCATGCAATAAGAATGCCGGAAAAATTTTCTTAGGTAAAAAGAAGAAAAAGAGAGAGTATATGGCCGGAAGTCAGCAGAATTTGGCTATGCAAATAGCTGAAAAATAAGGAAAGGGGCTGCGCCGCAAAAAGATAATTTTCCTTTAATTACAGCAAGATAAATATCGATCACAGAACCAGCTAGACAGAAAAACCTTTGGTTCGGTACTCATTGAGTTTATTGCGCAAGGTCCTGACACTTAT
This window of the Desulfobulbaceae bacterium genome carries:
- the flgB gene encoding flagellar basal body rod protein FlgB, encoding MPFESKMFGGVISSGQIALNARLEKQGLIQSNIANIETPGYSSQDFSFESVMANALRGQGKLARTNAKHIQLDPVELSQSMEYKSDKRPVDLDEEMQKISENQLMYQVTAKMLAKKFEGLRAAIDEGGK
- the flgC gene encoding flagellar basal body rod protein FlgC, which codes for MDFLTAMKISGSALKAERTRANIASMNLANANTTRTIEGGPYKAKSVIFGAKRLEGSFQETYNSVSDKLRKVEVVKVVEDKTPFKEIYDPSHPDADANGIVKMPNVNVVEQMVDLMSARRDFEANVAALDSIKTMALRALDISR